A stretch of DNA from Rhodospirillales bacterium:
AAATCGGGACTGCGCGGCCGCGGCGGCGCCGGATTCGGAACCGGCATGAAATGGTCGTTCATGCCGAAGGAGATCGGCGCCCGGCCGCATTTCCTGGTGATCAACGCCGACGAGGGCGAACCCGGCACCTGCAAGGATCGCGAAATCCTGCGCCACGAGCCGCACAAGTTGATCGAGGGCGCGCTGATCGCGTCCTTCGCCATCGGCGCGCACGCCTGTTATTGCTACATGCGCGGCGAATTCCTGCGCGAGGCGGAAGCGCTGCAGCAGGCCGCCGACGAAGCCCGCGCCGCCGGGTTGATCGGCCCCAACGCCTGCGGCTCGGGCTGGGATTTCGAGTTCCATATTCACTTGGGCGCCGGGGCGTACATCTGCGGCGAGGAATCGGCGTTGATCGAAAGCCTCGAAGGCAAAAAGGGCCAGCCCCGCCTGAAGCCGCCGTTCCCGGCCAACGTCGGCCTCTACGGCTGCCCGACCACGGTCAACAACGTCGAAAGCATCGCCGTCGCGCCGACCATCCTGCGCCGCGGGCCCGAGTGGTTCGCCGGCATCGGCCGTCCCAACAACGTCGGCACCAAGCTCTTCAACATCTCCGGCCACGTCAACAACCCGTGCACGGTCGAGGAGGAGATGGGCATTCCCCTGAAGGAATTGATCGAGGTCCACGCCGGCGGCGTGCGCGGCGGCTGGGACAACCTGCTCGCGGTCATTCCCGGCGGCTCGTCGGTGCCGATGATCCCGAAAGGCATCTGCGAAACGGTCAAGATGGATTTCGATTCCTTGCGCGAGGTGAAATCCGGCCTCGGCACCGGGGCGGTGATCGTCATGGACAAGTCGACCGACGTGATCC
This window harbors:
- the nuoF gene encoding NADH-quinone oxidoreductase subunit NuoF, producing MLQDKDRIFTNIYGFGDVGLAGARARGDWNGTKDILARGREAIVDAIKKSGLRGRGGAGFGTGMKWSFMPKEIGARPHFLVINADEGEPGTCKDREILRHEPHKLIEGALIASFAIGAHACYCYMRGEFLREAEALQQAADEARAAGLIGPNACGSGWDFEFHIHLGAGAYICGEESALIESLEGKKGQPRLKPPFPANVGLYGCPTTVNNVESIAVAPTILRRGPEWFAGIGRPNNVGTKLFNISGHVNNPCTVEEEMGIPLKELIEVHAGGVRGGWDNLLAVIPGGSSVPMIPKGICETVKMDFDSLREVKSGLGTGAVIVMDKSTDVI